In the Klebsiella aerogenes KCTC 2190 genome, one interval contains:
- the accA gene encoding acetyl-CoA carboxylase carboxyl transferase subunit alpha, with the protein MSLNFLDFEQPIAELEAKIDSLTAVSRQDEKLDINIDEEVHRLREKSVELTRKIFADLGAWQVAQLARHPRRPYTLDYVRLAFDEFDELAGDRAYADDKAIVGGIARLDGRPVMIIGHQKGRETKEKIRRNFGMPAPEGYRKALRLMEMAERFKMPIITFIDTPGAYPGVGAEERGQSEAIARNLREMSRLSVPVICTVIGEGGSGGALAIGVGDKVNMLQYSTYSVISPEGCASILWKSADKAPLAAEAMGIIAPRLKELKLIDSIVPEPLGGAHRNPEAMAASLKAQLLADLADLDTLSEEELRNRRYQRLMSYGYA; encoded by the coding sequence ATGAGTCTGAATTTCCTAGATTTTGAACAGCCTATCGCAGAGCTGGAAGCGAAAATCGATTCCCTGACTGCTGTAAGCCGTCAGGATGAGAAACTGGATATTAACATCGATGAAGAAGTGCATCGTCTGCGCGAAAAAAGCGTAGAGCTGACGCGCAAAATCTTCGCCGATCTTGGCGCATGGCAGGTAGCCCAGCTGGCGCGTCATCCACGTCGTCCCTATACCCTGGATTATGTCCGCCTGGCTTTCGACGAATTTGACGAGCTGGCAGGCGATCGCGCCTATGCTGACGATAAAGCTATCGTCGGCGGTATTGCGCGTCTTGATGGTCGCCCGGTGATGATCATCGGTCATCAGAAAGGCCGTGAAACCAAAGAGAAGATCCGTCGTAACTTTGGTATGCCGGCGCCGGAAGGCTACCGCAAAGCGCTGCGCCTGATGGAAATGGCTGAGCGTTTCAAAATGCCGATCATTACCTTCATCGACACCCCTGGCGCCTATCCGGGCGTTGGCGCGGAAGAGCGCGGCCAGTCGGAAGCGATTGCCCGCAACCTGCGTGAAATGTCGCGTCTGAGCGTGCCGGTTATCTGCACCGTGATTGGCGAAGGTGGCTCCGGCGGCGCGCTGGCGATCGGCGTAGGTGATAAAGTCAACATGCTGCAGTACAGCACCTATTCAGTTATCTCGCCGGAAGGCTGTGCGTCCATTCTGTGGAAAAGCGCGGATAAAGCGCCGCTGGCCGCGGAAGCGATGGGTATCATCGCGCCACGCCTCAAAGAGCTGAAGCTTATTGATTCCATCGTTCCAGAACCGCTGGGCGGCGCTCATCGTAACCCTGAAGCGATGGCGGCGAGCCTGAAGGCACAGCTGTTGGCCGACCTGGCTGACCTGGATACTCTCAGCGAAGAAGAGCTGCGTAATCGCCGCTATCAGCGTCTGATGAGCTACGGCTACGCCTGA